The region GGGCGTTCAATGAGTGCATGCGGGCACCGTCCGCAACCCTCAAGGAGACCCCCATGAGAAAGTTCCTGCTTCCCCTCGCGCTGGTCGGCGTCGCCGGCCTCACGGGCTGCGTCGGCTACGGCGGCGGCACCTACGGATCGGCCTACTACAGCAGCGGCCCGGCCTATGGCTATGGCAGCGGCTACGGTTACGGCAGCAGCGCGGTCGTGATCGAGCAGCGCCCCGCCTATCGCTACTACGGCGACCGCCGCGACCGTGACGGCGACGGCGTGCCGAACCGGTACGACGCGCGCCCGGACAATCCGCGCCGTTACTGACGCGAACAGGGGGTGGGTCCGTGGGGTTTAAGATCGCCCCATGATCCAAAAAAGCCTCCTTATCGGAGCGCTGGCACTCGCCAGCGCCCTTCCCTCCTTCGCCCAGACCGCGAACGCGTCCGCATCCAAGAAAGACTCCATCGGCCGCATCCTGAAGCTGCAGCGCCCCGGCATCGAAGGCATGGCGCACGGCCTCATCGAGCAGCCAGCCCTGGAGCTGCTCAACAGCGCCGGCAATGCCATCGCCACGCGCGTCCCCAAGGACAAGCAGGAATCCGTCGCCAAGGACATCCAGGCCGACGCCCGCAAGTACGTCGATGAAACTTCGCCGGTCGTGCGCGATCGCGCCGTGGCGCTCGCGCCCTCCACCATCGGCGCCATGCTGGAGGAGAAGTTCACCGAGGACGAGCTCAAGCAGATCGTCTCCATCATCGAATCGCCCGTCTACGGGAAATTCCAGGCGATGGGCGACGACATGCAGAAGGCCCTCATCGAGAAGGTCGTGGCGGACACGCGCCCGACCATCGAGCCCAAGGTCCGCGCGCTCGAAGCATCGATCGCCAAGCGCCTGGGCGTCGCGCCCAACGGCGCCGCGGCGCCTGCGCCGGCCGCACGCCCGTCCGCGAAGCCGGCCAGCCGCTAGGCAGCCTTCAACGTCCCTGGCGGATGAACCGCCGGACGTTGTCCGGGTCGCTGCCCACCGATTCCACCGCATGCCGCAACTCGGGCTCGCTGCAGTGCAGCCAGTTCATCCAGTTGCGGCGTTCCCATTCATGGTCGAGGCTGACCACGTAGTCATCTGAATACCGGTTCTTGTCTTCGGACATGTGCGCCTCCTGGGGGTTCGTATGACTTGAGATTAGTCACGCCCCCGGGAAAGCGAAGCCGGAAAAAGAGACGAGCCCGCGTGCGACACGCGGGCTCGTGGGTGTAGGACGCGAAGGCGCTCGCGCGCCCTCGAAACCCAGTGTTCAGTCCGCGGTCAGTTCGCGGCCCGCCAGGCCGACGCGGTTGCCGAACTCGTGGCACGCGGCCTCGAAGCTGCGGATCTCGAACAGCGCCTCTTTCAGGCTCATCTCGCCCGCATCCATCAGCTTGCCGGCGAGGTGCTCGGTGAGCGGCTTGAGGCGGGCCAGCATCGCGCGCGTCTCGCCGTACAGGCGCTCGCTCTGCGCTTCCATGATCCCGCGCGTTTCCTCATCGAGGTGGCGGCTCGAACCGTCGTTGGACAGCGCGCCGAAGTTCAGCCGCGTCTTGCGGAACATGCCCATCTCGCCCACCGCGTGGTGCAGCAGCTTCGTCACGCGCGTGATGTCGTTGTGCGCGCCGTTGGTCGTGCCCTGCTCGCCGAAGAACAGCTCCTCGTTGGCCATGCCGCCCAGCAGCACGCGCACGTCGTGCTCGATGTCGCCCTTGGTCTTGAGCAGGTTCGCGCCCTGCTTGTGGAAGACGAAGCCCAGCGCGTTGTTGCGCGGGTTGGCCTTCAGGGAGATCTTGATGGTCTTCATGTCGGCCTGGATCTTCTCCCAGTCGCCGCCGGCTTCCTTGCGTTCGCGCTCGAAGTCCACGAGGAAGTGGCCCCACTCGTGGATCGCGATGATGCGGCGGTCCCGCTCGCGCTCCTTCGTGGTGTTGGTGTTGACGTTGCCGACCAGCACGCGCTCGGCGGCGAGCATCAGCGTTTCCGTGCCGATCATGTCGCCGGCCTGCACCGCGCTGATGCCGGCCTGGTTCACGATCGTCTCCAGGTCCGCCGGGCTGCGGCCCTCGGTCAGCTCCACGAGGTGGCGCAGGTCGAGGTCGGGCAGCACCTTGTCCGCGCGCTGGGACAGGTAGTGGCCGATGATCGCCAGGCGTTCTTCCTTGTTGGGCATGCGGAAGTCCACCTTCATCTGGAAGCGGCGCAGCATGGCTTCGTCCATCTGCATGGATTCGCTGTTGAAGTTGGACGCGACGATCCAGATGATCTCGCCGTCGCTCTTGGTGCGCACACCGTCCAGGATCGCGAGCAGCGAGTTCTGCGTGTCGTCGTCGAACTTGCGGTGGCCGCCGCGCTTCATGAAGAGGTCCTGCGCCTCATCCAGGAAGACGATGCAGCGCTTGCGGCGCTTGGCCATCG is a window of Caenimonas aquaedulcis DNA encoding:
- a CDS encoding DUF3606 domain-containing protein — encoded protein: MSEDKNRYSDDYVVSLDHEWERRNWMNWLHCSEPELRHAVESVGSDPDNVRRFIRQGR
- a CDS encoding AAA family ATPase — protein: MSDLSASPQPTPENAQQAVAPSLWFQLRKHVARLQDWFSIQSLAIRTLVIAIAVLIPATAIYSVSLMQKQAAVAEEVKTMTAAEPQGGAVWTFNPKLPVVFGSGSVLSFLDANAVDRITVIYKPLMWNVSERIVLVESQGKQYAYYPSDMETKIFADKAVNAPWGGKLAFVPRADLDPASVEVLERLDNRFAGARPQSEKDGWKAGVSGVLSATLTVGLIGFLLFQLKGQFKSLKFLEPSQIHGSIDDLVGMDDIKSEVAQIKDQYERRTEYAEYGINKPFNVMFSGPAGTGKTKLASYLAKELGLPILFHSAANLETGYVAGGSNTLSRIAAMAKRRKRCIVFLDEAQDLFMKRGGHRKFDDDTQNSLLAILDGVRTKSDGEIIWIVASNFNSESMQMDEAMLRRFQMKVDFRMPNKEERLAIIGHYLSQRADKVLPDLDLRHLVELTEGRSPADLETIVNQAGISAVQAGDMIGTETLMLAAERVLVGNVNTNTTKERERDRRIIAIHEWGHFLVDFERERKEAGGDWEKIQADMKTIKISLKANPRNNALGFVFHKQGANLLKTKGDIEHDVRVLLGGMANEELFFGEQGTTNGAHNDITRVTKLLHHAVGEMGMFRKTRLNFGALSNDGSSRHLDEETRGIMEAQSERLYGETRAMLARLKPLTEHLAGKLMDAGEMSLKEALFEIRSFEAACHEFGNRVGLAGRELTAD